A portion of the Flavobacterium magnum genome contains these proteins:
- a CDS encoding AAA family ATPase encodes MDKEIVVIIGGPGTGKTTIIDGLTAKGYCCYPEISREVTMEAKKQGIEQLFLENPLLFSELLLEGRKKQFINACSESHDIVFLDRGIPDVLAYMHYIGDSYPSHFDAACRENTYTKIFILPPWEEIYESDDERYENFEQAKLIYSHLVETYESYGYKLIDVPKGTVDERIDFILRHIS; translated from the coding sequence GTGGACAAGGAAATTGTTGTCATCATCGGCGGTCCCGGAACCGGTAAAACCACCATCATCGACGGGCTCACGGCAAAAGGATACTGCTGTTATCCCGAAATCTCGCGCGAGGTGACCATGGAAGCCAAGAAACAGGGCATCGAACAATTGTTCCTTGAAAATCCGTTACTGTTCAGCGAACTGCTGCTGGAGGGCCGCAAGAAGCAATTCATCAACGCCTGCTCCGAATCGCATGACATTGTATTCCTCGACCGCGGCATCCCTGACGTACTGGCTTACATGCATTATATCGGCGACAGTTACCCGTCACATTTCGATGCGGCATGTCGTGAAAATACCTACACCAAAATTTTCATTCTTCCACCCTGGGAGGAAATATATGAAAGCGACGACGAACGCTATGAGAATTTCGAACAGGCCAAACTCATTTACAGCCACCTGGTCGAAACCTACGAAAGTTACGGCTACAAGCTCATCGATGTCCCTAAGGGCACTGTGGATGAGCGTATTGATTTTATACTGCGCCATATTTCCTAA
- a CDS encoding DUF493 family protein, translating to MDKKTEEFYVRLKEELSTTSSWPSEYLYKFIVPTDPAKIREVENAFNNLGAVISTHQSKTGKYTSVSVNVTMVNPDAVIEKYVAVSDIEGIISL from the coding sequence ATGGATAAAAAGACAGAAGAATTCTACGTGCGGTTAAAGGAAGAGTTATCCACGACAAGCAGCTGGCCTTCAGAATATTTATATAAATTTATTGTCCCGACCGATCCCGCCAAAATCCGGGAAGTCGAGAATGCGTTCAATAACCTGGGCGCGGTAATCTCGACGCATCAGTCCAAGACAGGAAAATACACCTCGGTTTCGGTGAACGTAACCATGGTAAATCCGGACGCCGTAATTGAAAAATATGTTGCCGTGTCGGATATTGAAGGCATAATTTCGTTATAA